CTAATGCTATTCGAAATAATTTATAGTTTTCAGTTTTTCTAGGAAATAATCCTGCATATATTTTAGGTTTAATTTTCTTAAATCCACATATTGATGTTTTAATTGGGTGTTTAGAAGATGTGATGGTATCACCTACAGGAAAAGATTTAATGTTTTTTATACCACATGAAATCCATCCCACTTCTCCAGAATGTAAATAATTTTTATTTTTTGATTTTGGAGTAAATATGCCAATTTTGTTAACATAATAATTTTTTTTAGTACTAAACACTTGGATTTTTAATCCTTGAATTAATTTTCCGTTTTTAATGCGTACCAGAGATACTACACCTAAATAATTATCAAACCAAGAATCGATAATTAAAGCTTGTAATGTAGAATTGATACAACCTGATGGAGGGGGTATTTTTGTTACTATTGTATCTAATAGTTCTGTGATACCTGTTCCAGTTTTTGCTGAACATTTTACAATATGTTTTGTAGAAATTCCTATTAATTCTTTAATTTCTTGTATAACACGTTGAGTGTTAGCTGTTGGTAAATCAATTTTGTTTAATACGGGAATAATAGTTAAATTCATTTTTAAAGCCATATTACATGTTGCTATAGTTTGTGCTTCAATGCCTTGGCATGAATCAATTACTAGTAATGCTCCTTCACAAGCACTTAGAGAACGTGATACTTCATATGCAAAATCTACATGTCCTGGGGTATCAATAAAATTTAAATAGAATATTTTTTTATTTTTATTTATATATTTGATTGTGACATTTTGTGCTTTAATTGTGATTCCTCGTTCTTTTTCTAATTCCATAGAGTCTAAAACTTGATTAGACATTTCACGTTCTGTTAATCCTTGACATATTTGAATAAAACGATCAGCAAGTGTTGATTTTCCATGATCAATGTGTGCAATAATTGAAAAATTTCGTATATTTTTCATATAATTCATTTTATATTTGATTTAAAAAACTTTTTATATTAATTAAAGATTTTTATAATTGTTGTAATATTAATTTTATAATTATAATTCAATTAAAAATTTTATATAATATTATTAATTATATCGAATATTTTTTTTCTAAATAAGTAAATATTTTTAATATTTTATATTTTAATGTAAATGATGTGATATTTATGAAAAATTTAAATAATAAAAAAGTAATTGTAGCTATGTCAGGGGGAGTAGATTCTTCAGTATCAGCTGTTCTTTTACTGAAATATGGATATAATGTAGAAGGTGTATTTATGAAAAATTGGGAAGAAGATGATAAAAATGGATATTGTACTTCTTTCCGAGATTTATATGATGTTAGAAAAGTTTGCAAAACTATAGGAATTTATTTACATGAAATAAATTTTTCTGAAGAATATTGGAATCTTGTATTTAGTGATTTTTTAAATGAACATAAAAAAGGTAATACACCCAATCCAGATATTTTATGTAATAAAGAAATTAAATTTAATTTATTTTTTAATTTTGCAATAAAAATATTACATGCTGATTATATTGCTACTGGACATTATGCGCAAATTCGATTTTTTAATCGAATACCTATGTTAGTTAAAAGTAATGATTATAATAAAGACCAAACTTATTTTTTATATACGTTAACTAATAAAAAATTAAATAAAATACTTTTTCCAGTAGGAAAATTAAAAAAAAATCAAGTTCGTAATATATCTAAAAAATTAAATTTATCTGTTTCAGATAAACCTGATTCTACAGGTATTTGTTTTATTGGGCCATTAAAAATATCAAAATTTTTAAGTCGATTTATAAAATATAACCCAGGTAATATTGTTACTGAACATGGATATATTCTTGGTCGTCATACAGGTTTAATGAATTATACTATTGGACAAAGAAAAGGAATAAACATTGGAGGACAATATGGAAAAAAAACAATACCATGGTATGTTATTGATAAAGATTTACAAAAAAATGCTTTAATTGTTGTACAAGGATTAAAACATTATAAATTAATGTCTGTAGGATTACTAGCATATAAAATAAATTGGATTAATAATATAAATATACCAATATTTTTTTTTTGTACAACAAAAATAAGATATTGTCAACATAATATATCATGTAATGTACAATGTGTAAATTTAAATACAGTACAAGTTTTTTTCAATGCTCCTGTTTCTTCTGTTACTCCTGGTCAATCGATTGTTTTTTATATGTCAGATATTTGTATTGGAGGAGGTATTATTAAGCAATCGTTTCCTTTAATAAAAAATTAATATAATAACTTAAATATATTGTATTACATCATTTCATAATATTGGAATATAAAATTAAAAAATGAATTATTTTAACTTATATGCTATTTCTCCAATTGATGGAAGATATGGTAAAGAAATTTTAGAATTAAAAAATATATTTAGTGAATATGCATTTTTGAAATTTAGAATAATTATTGAAATACGTTGGTTACAAAAGTTATTTTCTATTCCTGAGATAGTAGAAATAAATATGTTTAATTATTCAGATCATAAAATTTTGAATAAGATAATAAAAAATTTTGATTATAATGATGTAAATCAAATTAAAATACTTGAAAAAATTACTCGTCATGATATTAAAGCATTGGAATATTTTTTAAAAAATAAAATACTTTATAAAGTATTTCATACGTCTATTTTATCATTTATTCATTTTTCTTGTACTTCTGAAGATGTCAATAATTTAGCTTATGCAAATATGATAAATACTATGCGTACTAAATTACTTATTCCTTATTGGGAAAAAATTATATTTACTATGCAAAATATGGCTATTAATTATAAAAATATTAGTATGATGGCACGAACACATGGTCAACCTGCTATTTCTACTACTTTAGGAAAAGAAATAAGTAATTTTTATTATAGATTATATCGTCAATTATTACAATTAAAAAAAATAAAAATATTAGGTAAAATTAATGGTGCAATAGGAAATTGTAATGCACATTTAATATCATATCCTATTTTAAATTGGTATTATATTAGTAAAGAATTTGTAAATTCTTTCAATATTGATTGGAATTATTGTACTACACAAATTGAACCACATGATTATATATCAGAAATATTAAGTTGTATTGTAAGATTTAATATCATTTTAATTAATTTTAATCAAGATATATGGAAATATATTTCTTTAAAATATTTTAAACAAAAAAATAATATTGGAGAATCTGGTTCTTCTACTATGCCTCATAAGATTAATCCTATTGATTTCGAAAAATCTGAAGGTAATCTTGGATTATCCAACACGATGATGAATTATATGATTTCTAAATTGCCTATTTCTCGATGGCAACGAGATTTAACGGATTCTACTGTATTACGTAATTTTGGTAGTGCGATGAGTTATGCTATAATATCGTATAAATCTTTATTATTAGGTTTAAATAAAATAACTGTGAATTATCATGTTATACAAAAAGATTTACATTATAAATGGGAATTGTTATCTGAACCTATTCAAATTATTATGAAAAAGTATGGTATTCATAATTCATATGAAACATTAAAATTATTATCAAAAGGTAAAAATATTAATTCTATGTTAATACATCAATATATAGATACTTTAAAAATACCGAAACGAGAAAAAATTAGATTAAAAACACTTACTACTCAAACGTACATTGGTAATGCTATTAGAATAACAAAAAAAATATATAATAAAATAATATAATATAAATATGATAGTTTTAGGTCTTTAATATTATATATTTTAAATACTATACAAAATATAATAAAATTTTTGTATTGTTATTGAAAATGTATAGATAATTACTAAATTATTAATCAATATTTATTAATTTATTTTATCATTGTATTTATTTTATTATTCTAACATATTGTAGTTATTATTAATAATTATAATATAAAATATAATTTTAATATTAATGATATGTTATAGACAATATGAAATATTTAATTTGTAATTATGATATTTACATAAACTTTTTTTTAGAATTGTTTACTCTTATTAATCCTATTGGAATGATTCCCATTTTTATTAGTATAACAGGACTACAAACTGTTCAATCAAGAAATAAAATTAATATAATATCTAATTTTTCTGCTTGTATTATTCTTATTACTGCATTATGGATGGGAAATATAATTTTAAGTTTCTTCAGTATCTCTATAGAATCATTTCGTATTGCTGGAGGTTTATTAATTATTGGTATTGCTTTTTATATGGTAAAAGGAACTTTAATTAGTGATTTTGAAAAAAAAAAAATGTTATATCAAACCAAAAATGTTAGTATTATTCCATTATCTATACCTTTAATTGCAGGTCCTGGAGCGATTAGTTCAACTATCATATGGGGTATACATCATCATCATTTTCATAATATTGTGGGATGTAGTATAACAATATGTTTATTTTCATTATTATGTTGGATATTATTTCAAAGTTCACATTTTTTTATCAAAATTATGGGTTCCACTGGTATTAATATATTAACTAGGATTATGGGATTAGTTTTAATGTCTTTAGGAATTGAATTTATTATTACAGGTATAAAATTGATTTTTTTACAATTACCGTAAAATATAAATATTTTAAATAATATTTTAAAGTTTTATAATATATAAAAATTTAATTTAACTTTTTGTTGAATAAGGTCTTTATGAAAGTTGTACCAGTAATTATACGTTGTTTAGGATTAGTAGATTGGAATGATATTTATATTAAAATGAATCATTTTACAAATATCCGTAATCAATTTTCTTTAGATGAAATTTGGTTTGTTGAACATTATCCGATATTTACACAAGGATATGTAGAAAGTAATATACAAATAAAAAATATTAATATGATTCCACTAATGAAAAGTAATCGAGGCGGAAAAATTACCTATCATGGACCTGGTCAACAAATAATATATTTTTTATTAAATCTCATAAGATTAAAAATAACTGTTAAAAAATTGTTATGTATTATGGAAAATATTATTTTGAGTACATTGTATGATTTTTCTATTTTAGGTGTAAATAATGATAAATATCCTGGAATATATGTCAATAATCAGAAAATTTGTTCTTTAGGACTGAAAATAAAGAATAATTATTGTTTTCATGGATTAGCATTAAATGTGAATATGAATTTAAATCCTTTTAAATACATTCAACCTTGTGGTAATAATATTATAATGACACAAATGTCTAATATAAAAAAAGATATATTATTTTATAATGTTAGAGATATTTTAGTACAAAAATGTTTATTTTTTTTTAATTTAAAAAATTTTTTATATTCTTAAAAATTTATAAATATATAATTATATATTATATTAATTTGATATATAAATATCATATGGAATATAGTATGAAAAATCAAGATAATAAAACTATTTCTATTTGTTCTATTAAACAAGATGTTAGAACATATACAAAAAAAAACATCTTGCCTAAACCGAATTGGATTAAAATAAAATTACCTATAAGATTAAATAATTTTCATTATTTGAAAAAAAAATTGAAAAATAAATTTTTACATTCAGTATGTGAAGAAGCATTATGTCCAAATATTCATGAATGTTTTAATAATAAAACTGCAACTTTTATGATTTTAGGAAATATATGTACTCGTAAATGTCCATTTTGTGCTATTTCACATGGTAGACCAAATTTTATTGATCATCAAGAACCTATAAATCTATCAAAAACAGTATTTCATATGAATATTAATTATGTTGTTATTACTTCGGTTGCAAGAGATGATTTAAAAGATGGAGGTGCTATTCAGTTTTATCATTGCATTAAATTATTACGAGTGAAAAAATATATTAAAATTGAAATTTTAGTTCCTGATT
This portion of the Buchnera aphidicola (Stegophylla sp.) genome encodes:
- the lepA gene encoding translation elongation factor 4 — encoded protein: MKNIRNFSIIAHIDHGKSTLADRFIQICQGLTEREMSNQVLDSMELEKERGITIKAQNVTIKYINKNKKIFYLNFIDTPGHVDFAYEVSRSLSACEGALLVIDSCQGIEAQTIATCNMALKMNLTIIPVLNKIDLPTANTQRVIQEIKELIGISTKHIVKCSAKTGTGITELLDTIVTKIPPPSGCINSTLQALIIDSWFDNYLGVVSLVRIKNGKLIQGLKIQVFSTKKNYYVNKIGIFTPKSKNKNYLHSGEVGWISCGIKNIKSFPVGDTITSSKHPIKTSICGFKKIKPKIYAGLFPRKTENYKLFRIALEKLSLNDASLFYQPEFSHSLGFGFKCGFLGLLHMEIIQARLEREYKLDVISTIPSVIYEIQTLDNNIVYIYHPSDLSKYKKIKEIREPIARCNILTPIKYIGNILNLCSNKRGKQHNIIYHSNQVTLQYDIPMSEIVVNFFDQLKSSSQGYASLEYDFKYFQKTDIVCLDILINTKKIDALSLIIHRENSKSQAHKIVNKIKTIIPKHQFNIVIQAMINNNIIARATIKQLRKNVLSKCYGGDISRKRKLLEKQKKGKKKMKQIGNVKIPKETFFSIFSIK
- the mnmA gene encoding tRNA 2-thiouridine(34) synthase MnmA, with the protein product MKNLNNKKVIVAMSGGVDSSVSAVLLLKYGYNVEGVFMKNWEEDDKNGYCTSFRDLYDVRKVCKTIGIYLHEINFSEEYWNLVFSDFLNEHKKGNTPNPDILCNKEIKFNLFFNFAIKILHADYIATGHYAQIRFFNRIPMLVKSNDYNKDQTYFLYTLTNKKLNKILFPVGKLKKNQVRNISKKLNLSVSDKPDSTGICFIGPLKISKFLSRFIKYNPGNIVTEHGYILGRHTGLMNYTIGQRKGINIGGQYGKKTIPWYVIDKDLQKNALIVVQGLKHYKLMSVGLLAYKINWINNINIPIFFFCTTKIRYCQHNISCNVQCVNLNTVQVFFNAPVSSVTPGQSIVFYMSDICIGGGIIKQSFPLIKN
- the purB gene encoding adenylosuccinate lyase, with the protein product MNYFNLYAISPIDGRYGKEILELKNIFSEYAFLKFRIIIEIRWLQKLFSIPEIVEINMFNYSDHKILNKIIKNFDYNDVNQIKILEKITRHDIKALEYFLKNKILYKVFHTSILSFIHFSCTSEDVNNLAYANMINTMRTKLLIPYWEKIIFTMQNMAINYKNISMMARTHGQPAISTTLGKEISNFYYRLYRQLLQLKKIKILGKINGAIGNCNAHLISYPILNWYYISKEFVNSFNIDWNYCTTQIEPHDYISEILSCIVRFNIILINFNQDIWKYISLKYFKQKNNIGESGSSTMPHKINPIDFEKSEGNLGLSNTMMNYMISKLPISRWQRDLTDSTVLRNFGSAMSYAIISYKSLLLGLNKITVNYHVIQKDLHYKWELLSEPIQIIMKKYGIHNSYETLKLLSKGKNINSMLIHQYIDTLKIPKREKIRLKTLTTQTYIGNAIRITKKIYNKII
- a CDS encoding YchE family NAAT transporter, encoding MKYLICNYDIYINFFLELFTLINPIGMIPIFISITGLQTVQSRNKINIISNFSACIILITALWMGNIILSFFSISIESFRIAGGLLIIGIAFYMVKGTLISDFEKKKMLYQTKNVSIIPLSIPLIAGPGAISSTIIWGIHHHHFHNIVGCSITICLFSLLCWILFQSSHFFIKIMGSTGINILTRIMGLVLMSLGIEFIITGIKLIFLQLP
- the lipB gene encoding lipoyl(octanoyl) transferase LipB — translated: MKVVPVIIRCLGLVDWNDIYIKMNHFTNIRNQFSLDEIWFVEHYPIFTQGYVESNIQIKNINMIPLMKSNRGGKITYHGPGQQIIYFLLNLIRLKITVKKLLCIMENIILSTLYDFSILGVNNDKYPGIYVNNQKICSLGLKIKNNYCFHGLALNVNMNLNPFKYIQPCGNNIIMTQMSNIKKDILFYNVRDILVQKCLFFFNLKNFLYS
- the lipA gene encoding lipoyl synthase, which codes for MEYSMKNQDNKTISICSIKQDVRTYTKKNILPKPNWIKIKLPIRLNNFHYLKKKLKNKFLHSVCEEALCPNIHECFNNKTATFMILGNICTRKCPFCAISHGRPNFIDHQEPINLSKTVFHMNINYVVITSVARDDLKDGGAIQFYHCIKLLRVKKYIKIEILVPDFRNSLKYSVHIISKNPPDVFNHNIENVPRLYKNIRPGANYSKSLKLLNYFKQLNPNVLTKSGLMLGLGETKREIIQVFRDLRSNGVDMLTLGQYLQPSIHHVPVQQYVHPEQFQYFKNEALSMGFKHAFCGPLVRSSYHANLQIK